A stretch of DNA from Endomicrobiales bacterium:
CAGGGCCAATGCGACGAACAGTTTCATCAAAAGTGATATTTTCGTCGTGTTTGCCACCTTCTTCTTTGCTTGATGGGGTGAATATTGGGTTGGGTAGTTTTGAAGATTCTTTTAAACCACTTGGCAACTTTATACCGCAAACTGTGCCACTATTTTTATACTCTTTCCATCCAGAGCCGGCAAGATAGCCGCGCACTATGCACTCAACATCAATTCTTTTTGCACGCTTGACAAGCATAGAACGGTCACGCAACTCTTGTATTTTTTTAAGCTTTGTTGGAAATTGTTCAAAATCGCCTGTAATTAAGTGGTTTGGAACTACGCTTTGCAATAAATCAAACCAAAAAAGTGAAAGCTTGTGCAATATCTTACCCTTATCGGGTATTGTAGTCGGTAAAACATAATCAAAAGCGGATATTCTATCGGATGCAACAATGAGGAAGTCCTTATCAAACTCGTAAAGCTCACGCACCTTGCCGCGATGAAATAGCTTTAAGCCAATATTTGTATTTTGCAAATTGCCACTCATCTTATATAACCTTTTAAATCATTTAAATATCAAAAGTATTAGGCGCACAAATATAGCGCTAATTATTGCAACTACCGGCATTGTTAATACCCAAGCATAAAGTATTTTAAGACCGGTTGCCCACTTAACGGCTTTAACCCTTTTTGCTACTCCAACACCAACAATGCTGCCGGTCATTGTATGAGTGGTACTTATGGGAAGCCCCAAAAGTGAAGCACCTTCAATTACCGCAGCTGCAGAAAGCTCTGCTGAAGCACCTTCAATTGGCCTTAAATGCGAAAGTCTGCTGCCAAGTGTTTTAATTACTGCGCGGCCACCAATTGCTGTGCCTGCTGCCATTGTACAGGCACAAGCAAGCATAACCCAAATTGGCACATGCACACTTTTAAAATCTGTTGTGCCAAAATAGCCTGCCGAAAAAAGTAAAAGTGTAATTACACCCATAACCTTTTGCGCATCATTTTGGCCATGCATAAGCGACATTGCAGAAGAAGTAAATATCTGCATTATTGAGGAGAAAATTTTTACCTTAATAGGCCTAAATAACGAAGCAACAGCATAGGCACCTTTAAGTATTGTGTGACCAAGTAAAACACCTAATATAGGTGATAAAAGCAGTGCGATAAAAATTTGGATAATACCTGATGCCATAAGCACTTTTACCCCAAATACGGCCACCGATGCCCCAATAAGCCCACCAATAAGTGCATGCGAACCAGAAACTGGCAAACCATTAAAAACCGTGTAGACCTCCCAAATTATGGACGCGAGCATCGCTGAAAAAATTATATATACTCCAATGTCACCGCTGATTATTGAGGGGTTAACAATACCGCCACCAACCATTTTGGCAACTTTTGTACTCATTAATGCACCTGAAAA
This window harbors:
- a CDS encoding phosphoribosylaminoimidazolesuccinocarboxamide synthase: MSGNLQNTNIGLKLFHRGKVRELYEFDKDFLIVASDRISAFDYVLPTTIPDKGKILHKLSLFWFDLLQSVVPNHLITGDFEQFPTKLKKIQELRDRSMLVKRAKRIDVECIVRGYLAGSGWKEYKNSGTVCGIKLPSGLKESSKLPNPIFTPSSKEEGGKHDENITFDETVRRIGPELAAKIKELSLLVYAKASAYAQERGIIIADTKFEFGIVDGTVIIIDEILTPDSSRFWEREKYREGFAQDSLDKQFVRDYLESIKWNKQPPVPSLPEEVVSKTRSKYIEAYEKITGNKFKNEM
- a CDS encoding inorganic phosphate transporter, yielding MHCFFIPHIPLFIWIVIFTALAFDFANGWHDTANAVATAISTRVLTPSVAIALSAVFNFSGALMSTKVAKMVGGGIVNPSIISGDIGVYIIFSAMLASIIWEVYTVFNGLPVSGSHALIGGLIGASVAVFGVKVLMASGIIQIFIALLLSPILGVLLGHTILKGAYAVASLFRPIKVKIFSSIMQIFTSSAMSLMHGQNDAQKVMGVITLLLFSAGYFGTTDFKSVHVPIWVMLACACTMAAGTAIGGRAVIKTLGSRLSHLRPIEGASAELSAAAVIEGASLLGLPISTTHTMTGSIVGVGVAKRVKAVKWATGLKILYAWVLTMPVVAIISAIFVRLILLIFK